In one Brienomyrus brachyistius isolate T26 chromosome 12, BBRACH_0.4, whole genome shotgun sequence genomic region, the following are encoded:
- the dctn6 gene encoding dynactin subunit 6 isoform X1: protein MADTNAKQMAQKSAKIAAGAVVCVESEIKGDVTIGPRTVVHPKARIIAEAGPIIIGEGNLIEEQALIINGYPENIMPDTEGVEPKTMTIGTNNVFEVGCVSQALKIGDNNVIESKAEVGRNVILTSGCIIGACCQVNTCELIPENTVIYGSGCMRRVQTERPQPQTLQLDFLMKILPNYHHLKKTVKGNATPGKN, encoded by the exons ATGGCGGACACAAATGCAAAACAAATGGCACAAAAAAG TGCGAAAATTGCAGCAGGAGCCGTAGTGTGTGTTGAAAGCGAGATAAAGGGAGATGTCACCATAG GCCCCAGGACAGTGGTTCACCCCAAAGCTCGCATTATCGCAGAAGCAGGACCGATCATCATCGGTGAAGGGAACCTCATAGAAGAGCAGGCCCTCATCATCAACGG CTATCCTGAAAACATAATGCCCGACACAGAAGGTGTGGAGCCCAAGACGATGACCATTGGAACAAACAATGTGTTTGAGGTCGGCTGCG TGTCTCAGGCTTTGAAGATTGGAGACAACAATGTAATTGAGTCCAAAG CGGAGGTCGGCCGGAACGTCATCCTGACGAGCGGCTGCATCATCGGTGCCTGCTGCCAGGTGAACACGTGTGAGCTCATCCCAGAGAACACGGTCATCTACGGGTCGGGCTGCATGCGGCGTGTGCAGACGGAGAGACCGCAG CCACAGACCCTCCAGCTGGACTTTCTGATGAAGATCCTGCCCAATTATCACCACCTGAAGAAGACCGTCAAAGGAAACGCAACTCCGGGCAAAAACTAG
- the dctn6 gene encoding dynactin subunit 6 isoform X2, with the protein MQNKWHKKSAKIAAGAVVCVESEIKGDVTIGPRTVVHPKARIIAEAGPIIIGEGNLIEEQALIINGYPENIMPDTEGVEPKTMTIGTNNVFEVGCVSQALKIGDNNVIESKAEVGRNVILTSGCIIGACCQVNTCELIPENTVIYGSGCMRRVQTERPQPQTLQLDFLMKILPNYHHLKKTVKGNATPGKN; encoded by the exons ATGCAAAACAAATGGCACAAAAA aAGTGCGAAAATTGCAGCAGGAGCCGTAGTGTGTGTTGAAAGCGAGATAAAGGGAGATGTCACCATAG GCCCCAGGACAGTGGTTCACCCCAAAGCTCGCATTATCGCAGAAGCAGGACCGATCATCATCGGTGAAGGGAACCTCATAGAAGAGCAGGCCCTCATCATCAACGG CTATCCTGAAAACATAATGCCCGACACAGAAGGTGTGGAGCCCAAGACGATGACCATTGGAACAAACAATGTGTTTGAGGTCGGCTGCG TGTCTCAGGCTTTGAAGATTGGAGACAACAATGTAATTGAGTCCAAAG CGGAGGTCGGCCGGAACGTCATCCTGACGAGCGGCTGCATCATCGGTGCCTGCTGCCAGGTGAACACGTGTGAGCTCATCCCAGAGAACACGGTCATCTACGGGTCGGGCTGCATGCGGCGTGTGCAGACGGAGAGACCGCAG CCACAGACCCTCCAGCTGGACTTTCTGATGAAGATCCTGCCCAATTATCACCACCTGAAGAAGACCGTCAAAGGAAACGCAACTCCGGGCAAAAACTAG